The segment TCGCCCTCGAGCGGGAAGTGGCCGGTTCTCTTGCCGTAGATTGGGACGTTGAGGCCGGCCTCGTAGGCCGCTATCTTGACCTCCTCCTCGAGGAACGGTGCGCCGTCCTCGACCACTATCGCGAAGTCCACGCCCTTGAGGAACTCAACGACGAGCTTCCTCGGAAGCGGGTGCGGCGTGGAGAGCTTGAGAACCTTGAAATCTCCCTTTATCTTCGGGAGAACCTCGCGCACGTAGTTGTAGGGCGCGCCCTCGACGATTATTCCTATTCTACCGCTCCCCTCGACCCAGTTGAAGGGCATCGAGTTGAACTCCTCCTCTATCTTTGCCAGGGTCTCGTTGAGCCATTTGTGCCTTTTCCTGTTGCCCTCCATGCTCGCCCTGACGTACCTCTCAATGTCCTTCTTGAACTTCGGCTCGCGCTCAAGCTCGACGAACTCGCCGACTTCAACATCGGCCGTCGTGTGGTTCACCCTCGTGGTTGTCCTGAAGATGACGGGAACCTTGTAGCGCTCGCTCAGCTCGTAGGCGTAGATGATTAAATCGTGGGCCTCCTGCGGGTCCGCGGGCTCAAGAACCGGCAAAAGCGAGATTTTTCCATAATACCTGTCGTCCTGCTCGGTCTGGCTGGTGTGCGGTCCGGGGTCGTCGGCGACGAGGATTACGAGGCCACCTTCAACGCCGGAATAGGCGAGACTCATGAGAGGGTCGGCGGCGACGTTGAGACCGACGCACTTCATGGTGACGAGCGTTCTTAAGCCGGTGTACGCAACTCCCGCGGCTTCCTCAAGGGCGACCTTCTCGTTGGGAGCCCACTCTGCGAAGACCTCCGGCTTAAGATGGGCTATCGTTTCTATAACCTCTGTCGAGGGCGTTCCTGGGTAACCGGTAGCAAAAACGACTCCCGATTCCAGGGCACCGTAGGCTATGGCCTCGTTCCCCATAAGAAGTTTCCTTTCCCTCTTTTTGGCCTTGGGCTCGGCCGAGTCAGAAGGGTGAGCCTTAACTGTCTCCATGATGACCACCGTAGGCTATCTGTGTCGAGGGTTAAAACTCTATGCTCAGAGAAGTGCCGGTAAAAATCAAAAAATTTTCGAAAAATTAGGTTTTTCGTTTGCCCTTTTTGTTGTAGTACACTTCGTTGTGGGTGCGGAATCACGTCCTGGTTATTGTCTCCGAACGCCATTCCCTGGGCGCCATTATGAAGAGAACCCCAATGATGAACGCCACCACGGTGATGCCGCCGGCAAGGGGTGCGTAATCGGGGAAGCCCCAGAACATGATGAGAAACGGAACGCTGATGATCCCGATCACTATGGATGCGAAGAGCACCGTGAGAGCTTGTATCCGTACCGCTCCATGAACAGCCCTATGTCCACTTTCCTCACCTCCTCGGCCTGTCGTCGTAGAAGTACTTCGCGTGGGCCTGCGCCTGAGCGTCCATGACGCGCCTCTTTACGGTGAGGGCGTAGACGACCAGGAGGAGCAGGAACAGTCCACCCGCGAAGAGTCCGTAGAGCCTGAGAATTGAATACGCGGAGAACGCCAGAACCCCAAGTATCGTTAGAAGGACGATCCCGAATATCCCGAAGAGTATCTTATACCCGTACCTCTCCATGAAGAGGTCGAAATCCACCACAACCACCGTATGAGTTTTATCCCATACAACGTAAAAGCCTTTCGGGAGGCTTAAATACTCTCCCTGATAAATGGGTACGTGGTGAAGATGAAGGTTCGCGAACTTTTGGAGATCCTGGACGAGACGATAGCGACGGTGAGGATAGCCATCGTTTCCAACCAGCAGAGGGCCTTTGAAAGTCCCCACACCAGCTACGAGTTCACGCAGAGGGCGATTGAGCTTCAGGAGGACCTCGACGATCTCTTGAAAGCTAGAGATGTCCTGACAAAGCTCGACCCGGAGGACGATGTGGAGAACCACTACCCCCGGGAGGAGCTCGAGGAGTTTTTAAAGCTCCTGGAACTTCTCAGAGGGGCCGAACCGCATGCCTTCTAAAATCCACTGGGGTGGTGGCATGGACTTCCGGGAGCTTGAAAGGAAGGTCGTCGCCTTCCGCGAGGAGAGGGGCTGGGGGATATACCACACGCCAAAGAACCTGGCCATATCCGCGGCGGTCGAGCTGGGCGAGCTTCTGGAGCACTTTCAGTGGGGGAGCGATGGGGAGATACTTGAGGCTGTGAAGGATCCGACCAAAAAGGAAGCCATAGCCGACGAGATAGCTGACGTCGTGATTTACCTAACGCTCCTCGCCCACGAGCTTGGCATAGACATCGATGAGGCGGTTGAGAGGAAGCTGGAGAAGAACGGGAGGAAGTACCCCGTTGGAGTTACCCCCGAGTGAGGGCTTCCCTCAGCCTCTCAACCTCTTCCTCGCTCATCCTGTTTCTCTTCCAGCGCTCCTTTAAATTCAGGTTCTCGTCCTCCAGATCCAGAACCGCCTTTCTAACGCCTCCCCTCGGATGGGCGCAGTCCCCTTCCCACCTCGGAATGACGTGGAGGTGCAGGTGCGGAACCGTCTGACCTGCCGCCTTTCCAAGGTTCATGCCGACGTTGAAGGCGCCAGGTTTCAGTGTCCCCCTCAGCTTTTCTATCGCCAGTTCCATACCCCTAATCAGCGCTGATTTCTCCGTCTCAGTT is part of the Thermococcus celericrescens genome and harbors:
- the iorA gene encoding indolepyruvate ferredoxin oxidoreductase subunit alpha: METVKAHPSDSAEPKAKKRERKLLMGNEAIAYGALESGVVFATGYPGTPSTEVIETIAHLKPEVFAEWAPNEKVALEEAAGVAYTGLRTLVTMKCVGLNVAADPLMSLAYSGVEGGLVILVADDPGPHTSQTEQDDRYYGKISLLPVLEPADPQEAHDLIIYAYELSERYKVPVIFRTTTRVNHTTADVEVGEFVELEREPKFKKDIERYVRASMEGNRKRHKWLNETLAKIEEEFNSMPFNWVEGSGRIGIIVEGAPYNYVREVLPKIKGDFKVLKLSTPHPLPRKLVVEFLKGVDFAIVVEDGAPFLEEEVKIAAYEAGLNVPIYGKRTGHFPLEGELTPSLVRNALLRLIGEEGETYEKPEGVKYAESLAPKRPPGMCPGCPHRGSYRAALDALRDLKLGRYSVPIHGDIGCYALSLLPPLEAIWTEYVMGASISLANGQSVALNKKVIATIGDSTFFHNGIQPLVDAVYKNLNVLVMILDNRTTAMTGHQPHPGTGGSETGRKFNEIDIEALVKALGVKYVKTVDPYDLKATREAIKEAMQIDGPAVIIAKQECVIPVIRRGEIGEIPVVVEDKCTGCKACILLTGCPALVYEPDTNKVRIDNLLCTGCGVCNQLCPFDAIKFPSELD
- a CDS encoding nucleotide pyrophosphohydrolase: MDFRELERKVVAFREERGWGIYHTPKNLAISAAVELGELLEHFQWGSDGEILEAVKDPTKKEAIADEIADVVIYLTLLAHELGIDIDEAVERKLEKNGRKYPVGVTPE
- a CDS encoding HIT family protein, which produces MECPFCSPKKDVILHEDELIRILTDSYPASRGHLLVVPKRHVERWEELTETEKSALIRGMELAIEKLRGTLKPGAFNVGMNLGKAAGQTVPHLHLHVIPRWEGDCAHPRGGVRKAVLDLEDENLNLKERWKRNRMSEEEVERLREALTRG